CCGGCGGCGGCATGGATCAGGACGCGGTGATGCGGCTCGACCTTGAAGGTCTTGTGCAGGAGATACCAGACGGTCAGCCCCTTCAGCATCAGCACGGCGCCCTGCTCGTGGGTGATGTGATCGGGCAGCTTGACCAGCTTCTCCCAGGGAATGTTGCGCTCGCCGGTGTAGGCGCCGAGGTTGTAGTAGTAGGCGACGCGATCGCCGGGATGGAAATTGGTCACGCCCGGCCCGACCGCGACCACCTCGCCCGAGGCCTCGTTGCCCGCGATGAAGGGCAGCCCCGGCGCCTTGTAGAGACCGGTGCGGTAATAGACGTCGATGAAGTTCAGGCCGACCGCATGCTGGCGGATGCGCACCTCGCCGGGGCCGGGCGCCGGGACATCGACGCTCTCATAGACCAGGGCTTCGGGGCCTCCGACCTTGTGCACACGGACCGCTTTGGTCATCTTCTGACCTCCTCTTCTCAAAGGCCAGCGAAAGACATCGCGCCCGCCTTGTCAACTCGATGCAGCCTAGACGCCTAAACCGGCGGCTTGCCGGTCTTCCTGCGGTTGCGTTTGGCCAGCACGTTGAAGAATTCGACCGCCGCCGAGAACGCGATTGCAAAATAGATGTAGCCGCGCGGAATGTGGAATTGGAAACCATCCGCAACCAGCGCGACGCCAATCAGCACCAGGAACGCCAGCGCCAGCATTTTCGTGGTCGGATGCTCCGCGACGAAGCGCGCGACCGGCCCGGACGAAATGTACATGATCAGGCAGGCGATCACGACCGCCGCAACCATGATCTCGATATCCTCAGCCATGCCGATCGCGGTGATGATCGAATCCAGCGAGAACACGATGTCGATGACGATGATCTGGACGATCACCCAGAAGAAGGCGTTGCCCCCCGATTTCTGATCACCCTCGCCGTCATCGGCCTCGACCTCGGCGTGGATCTCGTGCGTCGCCTTGGCGATCAGGAACAGGCCGCCGCCGATCAGGATCAGGTCGCGCCAGGAGAAGCCGTAACCGGCAAACGAGAACACGGGTGCGGTCAGGCCGATCAGCCAGACCAGCAGGCTGAGCAGGATGATGCGGAAGATCAGCGCCAGCGCGAGCCCGATCTGGCGGGCGCGATGCGCCTGCCTTTCGGGAATGCGCGAGACGATCACAGAGATGAAAATGACGTTGTCGATGCCGAGCACGATCTCGAGCGCGGTCAGTGTCAGCAGCGCCGCCCAGGCTTCGGGGCTGGTCAGCAGATGCATCATGCGAACGACCGCACCAACCGGATCAAGCCGTCGCTGAAGCTGATCCAGAGCGCGATCGCACAAAGCGCGACGGTGACGCCGGCGCCGACGCGGAAATCCATCTCCAGCACGTAGAGGCCGAGCAGCGCCCAGACCGCGATCAGCGACATCGTCAGCCAGCGCAGCCGCACGACGCGGACCGGATGCAGCACGTGGAACGGCACGAAGGTCAGCACGACGAGCGCCGCCACCAGCAGCGTCGACCACAGCGGCGGCCAGTGCAGCAGGAACAGATAGAACGCCGCCGCATTCCACAGCGCCGGGAAGCCGCGGAAATGATTGTCGTCCGCCTTCATGCGCAGATCGGCGAAATATAGTGCACTGGTGACGATGATGGCGACGCCGAGCAAAGGCGCCGCGACCGGCAGCAGCAGGCCGCTGGCGACGATCGCGTAGGCCGGCACGAAGACATAGGTGACGAAGTCGACCACGAGATCGAGCACATCGCCCGACCAGTTCGGCTGCACGTTCTTGACGTCGAGCCGGCGCGCAATTGGCCCGTCGATCGCGTCGATGATCAGGGCCACGCCCAGCCATTGAAACATCGCCGCCCAGTGCTCGCGCACGGCCTCCAGCATCGCCAATAGCGCAATCGCCGCGCCGAACGCGGTGAAGATGTGCACCGAGAAGGCTGCGGCGCGGATCGCCGGTTTCGGCTTCAGGGAATCCTGCTGGGTATCCATGGCTTCTGCTATCAGAATGGGGCCGGTTTGCACATAAGCCAGTGCGGCGCCCGGTCGCACAATTCGTCATAAAATCAGGGAAATATAGGTGGGCTTGAATTTGCCGCCGAGCGTGTCAAATGTCGTTCCATGACAGACGCATCGACACTCCATGACGCCGCCGTGATCGGCGGCGGACCGGCCGGACTTGCTGCGGCAATCGCGCTGGCGCAGGCGGGCGCCCAGACCGCTCTGGTGGCACGACGCGTGCCGTATGCCGACAACCGCACCACCGCGCTGTTGGGCGCCTCCATCGACCTGCTGGAGACGCTCGACGTCTGGTCTCGGTGCAAGAACAAGGCCGCCGCGCTGGAGGTCATGCGCCTGGTCGACGACACCGGCCGGCTGTTCCGCAGCCCCGAGGTTCGTTTCTCCTGTCACGAAATCGCGCTCGACGCCTTCGGCTACAACATCGACAACCGCTCGCTGATGCTGGCTCTGGAAGAGCGTGCGGCCGAATTGCCCAATCTGGTCCGCTTCGACGACGAGGCCGAAAGCGTCGTCATCGAAGCCGACGACGTTGCAGTCCGCACGGCCTCCGCGCGGTTTCTCGTCGCTCGCCTCGTGGTCGGCGCCGACGGCCGGCATTCGCTGTGCCGGGAAGCTGCCGGCATCGAAGTGACGCGGCGCGAGCTGACACAGACCGCACTGACCTTCAACGTCGGTCACACGCGGCCGCATCGCAATGTCTCGACCGAGTTCCACACGCCGCATGGTCCCTGCGTGTTCGTACCCCTGCCCGGCGACCGCTCCAGCGTCGTCTGGGTCTCGGCGCCTGCCGAGGCCGAGCGGCTGCGGAGCCTGAGCGACGTGGAGCTGTCCGCCGCGATCGAGAAGCAGTCGCATTCGATCCTGGGACGCATGACGGTCGAGCCCGGCCGCAACCTGTTCCCGCTGGCGATCGAACGCCCGAGAGCCTTCGGCCGCGACCGCATCGCGCTGGTCGGCGAAGCCGCCCATGTGGTTCCGCCGATCGGCGCCCAGGGCCTCAATCTCGGCCTGCGCGATGCCGCCGATATTGCGAGACTTGCGGGCGAAGCCATCGCTGCGGGACAGGATCCCGGTGCGGACGACGTACTCAAGCGCTACGACCGCGCGCGTCGCCCGGATATCCTGAGCCGCACGTTCGCAATCGACATGGCCAACCGCTCGCTGCTCAACGATTTCCTGCCGCTGCAGCCGGTCCGCGCCGTCGGCATGCACCTGCTCGGCGCCATCGGCCCGCTCCGCCGTTTTGCGATGCGCGAGGGCCTGACGCCAACCTGGCGGCGGTAAGGTCGCTCACGGAAAGACCAGCCGTCCGCTCTGAAGCAGCCACATCACGCTGGTCAGCGTGACCACCGACGCGAACGTCCCGAGCAGCACCGCCACCGAAGCAGACTCGATCCAGGCATCGTTCTGCCGGGCGATCACGAACACGTTCAGCGCCGGCGGCAGCGAGGCCATCAGCACGGCGGTCGCGGCCCAAGGTTGCGCGAACGGCCCGAACGCGAGCATCAGGCCGAATGCCGCGAGCGGATGGAACAGCAGCTTGATCGCGATCACGCCCGGCACCTCCCATGGCACACGGTCGAACGGCCGCAACGCCACGGTCACGCCGAGCACGAACAGCGCCGTCGGGGCCGCCGCGTTCTGCAGGAAGGTGATGGTGCGATCGAGCGCGACGGGCATCTCGATGTGCAGCGATGCGAAGGCCGCGCCGAAGCAGGCCGACATGATCAGCGGGTTGAGCACGATCTGCTTCAGCACCACGCCGAAGGCATGCACGATGGAGGGATGATCGCGGTCGGACAGCTCGATCAACAGCGGCACGATCGTGAACAGGAAGATGCTGTCGCAGCAGAAGATCAGCGCGGTCGGCGCCGACGCCTTCGATCCCAGCACCGCAAGCGCCAGCCCCGGCCCCATATAGCCGATATTGCCGTAGCCCCCGGACAGGCCCGCAAGCGTCGCCTCGCGCAGCGTCAGCCGTCCCAGAACCTTGCCGACCACCAGCGCCAGGGTGAAGGCCGCAACCGTCGACAGCGTGGTCGCCACCAGGAACGGCGGGTTGTTCAATTCCGAAAACGGCGTCTTCGACATGATCGCAAACAGCAACGCCGGCAGCGACACGTAGAGCAGGAAGAAGTTCATCCAGGCGAGGCCCGCTTCCGGCAGGGACTTGACCTTGCCGCAGGCGAACCCGACGAAGATCAAGCCGAAATAAGGTAACGCCAGATTGAGGATATCGACCATTGATGAAGCGTTTTCTGAGGACTCAGGGGCTATCCGCCCCTTAAGTGAACGTTAATTCCAGATGAGGCCACTAGCATCAGCCACAATCCTGGTCTATCGACGGGGAATGATTAAAGCGCGGACCGCCAAATTCCAGATCGGACAGGTCGTACGCCACCGGATCTTCTCGTTCCGGGGCGTGATCTTCGACATCGATCCGGAATTCAACAACACCGAGGAGTGGTGGCTGTCGATCCCCGAGGAGGTGCGGCCCCACAAGGACCAGCCGTTCTACCACCTGCTCGCAGAGAACGCGGAATCGGAGTACGTCGCCTATGTCTCCGAGCAGAACCTTCTGCCCGACGAGTCCGGCGAGCCGGTCCGGCATTCCCAGGTCGCCGAGATCTTCATCAAGGACAAGGCCGGCGGCTATCGCCCGCGTAACCCCTCGCTGAACTGAGTTTCGCCGCCGACGCGGCCCAGCAAAAAAGGCGCTCGATAGGAGCGCCTTTTCATGTCGGGGATATGGTCCCGATTACTTCTGCCCCGCCGGAGCGGCGCCACCGCTTTGCTGCTGCTTCTTCTGCAGCTCTTCGGCCTTCTTCTGAAGCTCTTCCTGAAGCTTCTTCTGGTTTTCCTCGAACACCTTCGGATCGGTCGGCGGACCGTCATAGGCCTTCTGGAATTCGCCGGCGAGCGGCAGCGGCAGGGTCAGCGGCGCGCCGTTGGCGTTGATCGCCTGGACAACCAGATTCTGGCCCTTCTTCATGCTGTTGATGAGCTCGGGGGTCGCCTCGTAATCGGACATGCAGCCGTTCTGGAAGCAGATCACATAGGGTTGCTGCAGCGGCGCGTTGCTGTCCACGATGATCCGGGTGCCGTGCACGAGCTGCATGCCGAGCGGCAGCGTCACGCGCAGGATCTTCTTGGGCTCGCCTTCCGGCTCGATGATGACGGCTGCGATGACCGGTTGGCCCGATTCGATGCGGCCGTCCTTGCCGGTGAAGCAGACCTGCTTGGCGTTGGCATCCTGGCCCTTGAGACAGAACTTGGTCCAGGGGGCGTAGATCAGCTGGATCTGCTGATCAGCCGGCTGGGCCGCGCCCTGCTGCGCCGGAGCGCCTGCCGCGGGAGCCTGCTGGGCGGGGGCCTGAGCGGCCGGCGCCTTGGGGGCAGCCTTGGGAGCCGCTTTCGGGGCCACCTTGGGCGCACCGGGGGCCGGCGCGGGGGTCTGGGCCTCGGCGGCAAACGGAACGGCCAACGCCGTCGCCGTCAACAGGGCGAGAAGTCGCCCACGCGGCCGGACGGACGCGGCCAAGTAACGGAAATTCATTGCGGAAAACCCTTTCTGAACGGGAAGCGCCCGAACCGCTCCGAAGCGCCGAACCTAGCCGCCTTGGGCGCGGCTCTCTTCCCGTCAATTGAGGCAGATAAGTGACGGGCTCGACGCTCTTGCGCGATTGCCCGCCTTCTTAACGTGGCCGACGAAAAGATCAATGCCGACAACCGTCTTTGGCCACATCCGCAGCTGCGTCCAGTGAAATTCCCTGTGATAGGATTCAAGGCCAGCCGGTCCTCGAATCAACGTGTGCCGATGTTCAAGTTCCCGCGCCTTTTCGAGGGCCCCGGTTTCCGCCTTTGCGTCCTTGCCTCTGTGCTCGCGGTTGCGCTGTCCGCCGGCGGCGTGCGGGCCGAGGAAGCCCATGCCATCGCCATGCACGGCAAGCCGGCCATGCCGGCCGATTTCACCCACATGCCCTATGCCAATCCCGATGCCCCCAAGGGCGGCCGCCTGACCTGGGGTGTTCTCGGCACCTTCGACAGCCTCAATCCCTTCATCGTGAGGGGATTGGCCGTGCAGCAGATGCGGGGCTACGTGGTCGAAAGCCTGCTCGCGCGCGGCAATGACGAGCCGTTCACGCTCTATGGCCTGCTCGCCAGGAGCGTCGAAACCAACGACGAGCGGAGCTTCGTCACGTTCCGCCTCGATCCGCGCGCCCGGTTCTCCGATGGCAAGCCGGTCACGGCCGAAGACGTGCTGTTCTCCTGGCAGCTGCTGCGCGATCACGGCCGCCCGAACCACCGGCAGTACTACGCCAAAGTTGCTACCGCCGAAGCCCCCGATCCCCTCACCGTCCGCTTCGACCTTGCAGGCGCCAACGACCGCGAGCTGCCGCTGATCCTCGGCCTGATGCCGATCCTGCCCAAGCACGCGGTCGACGTCGCGACCTTCGAGGAGACGACGCTGACGAGCCCGATCGGCTCCGGCCCCTATCGCGTCACGGCCGTGAAGCCCGGGGCCAGCGTCACGCTCACCCGCAATCCCGACTATTGGGGCCGCGACCTGCCCATCAACCGCGGGCTCTACAATTTCGACGAGATCCGGCTCGACTATTTTCGCGAAGCCAACGGCCAGTTCGAAGCCTTCAAGCGCGGCCTCTATGATTTCCGCGTCGAGCACGAGCCGCTGCGCTGGCACGAGGGCTACGATTTTCCGGCCGCCAAAAGCGGCGAGGTGATCCGCGATACCGTCAAGCCGGGCCTGCCGCAGCCATCCGAATTCCTGGTGTTCAACACCCGCCGTCCAGTATTCGCGGACATCCGCGTTCGCCAGGCGCTGACGCTGCTGTTCGATTTCGAGCTGGTCAACCGCAACTACTTCTTCGGGCTCTATTCGCGCGTGGCCGGCTATTTCGCCGGCTCCGACCTGTCGGCCTATGGCCGGCCTGCCGACGCGCGCGAGCGCGAGTTGCTGAAACCCTTCGCGGCGCAGATTCGGCCCGACATCATGGACGGAAGCTACCGCTTGCCGGTGACCGACGGCTCGGGACGCGATCGCACCACGCTGCGCGCGGCGCTGAAGCTGTTGTCGGAAGCCGGCTACGATCTCGACGGCACGGTGCTGCGCAACCGCGCGACCAAAGCGCCCTTCGCCTTCGAGATCCTGGTCACGACCCGCGACCAGGAGCGGATCGCGCTCGCGTTCCAGCGCGACCTCAAGCGCGCCGGCATCGAGCCGAGCGTGCGAACCGTCGATCCCGTGCAGTTCGACCAGCGCCGGCTCGCTTACGAATTCGACATGATCCAGAACCGCTGGGACCAGTCGCTGTCGCCCGGCAACGAACAATCTTTCTATTGGGGCAGCGCTGCCGCGGACAATCCGGGGACCCGCAACTACATGGGCGCCAGGGATGGCGCGGTCGATGCCATGATCGCCGCCCTGCTCGAGGCCCGTGAACATACGGAGTTCGTCTCGTCGGTGCGGGCGCTCGACCGCGCCCTGATCGCCGGCTTCTACACAATCCCCCTGTTTAACGTATCCGAGCAATGGATCGCGCGGTGGAATCGGATAGAACGGCCCAAGGCCACCTCGCTCTCGGGCTACTTGCCGGAGACCTGGTGGTCGAAAGGGCAGCCGCAAGCTCATCAAGCAAAGTGACGCCGTGAACCAGCCAGCCATATCGCCGACGCTCGACACGTTGTTTCAGCGCACGCTGATACGGCAGCCGCACGCGCCCGCCCTGCTCGATCCCCTCAACAAGGCCCGCGTCACCGGGCACCAGCCGCGGCGGATGACCTATGCCGAGGCCGACACGGCGATCGAGGCGCTGTCGGCCTATTTCGTCGAATCGGGCCTGCCGGCCAATTC
The sequence above is drawn from the Bradyrhizobium amphicarpaeae genome and encodes:
- a CDS encoding invasion associated locus B family protein encodes the protein MNFRYLAASVRPRGRLLALLTATALAVPFAAEAQTPAPAPGAPKVAPKAAPKAAPKAPAAQAPAQQAPAAGAPAQQGAAQPADQQIQLIYAPWTKFCLKGQDANAKQVCFTGKDGRIESGQPVIAAVIIEPEGEPKKILRVTLPLGMQLVHGTRIIVDSNAPLQQPYVICFQNGCMSDYEATPELINSMKKGQNLVVQAINANGAPLTLPLPLAGEFQKAYDGPPTDPKVFEENQKKLQEELQKKAEELQKKQQQSGGAAPAGQK
- a CDS encoding UbiH/UbiF family hydroxylase, with translation MTDASTLHDAAVIGGGPAGLAAAIALAQAGAQTALVARRVPYADNRTTALLGASIDLLETLDVWSRCKNKAAALEVMRLVDDTGRLFRSPEVRFSCHEIALDAFGYNIDNRSLMLALEERAAELPNLVRFDDEAESVVIEADDVAVRTASARFLVARLVVGADGRHSLCREAAGIEVTRRELTQTALTFNVGHTRPHRNVSTEFHTPHGPCVFVPLPGDRSSVVWVSAPAEAERLRSLSDVELSAAIEKQSHSILGRMTVEPGRNLFPLAIERPRAFGRDRIALVGEAAHVVPPIGAQGLNLGLRDAADIARLAGEAIAAGQDPGADDVLKRYDRARRPDILSRTFAIDMANRSLLNDFLPLQPVRAVGMHLLGAIGPLRRFAMREGLTPTWRR
- a CDS encoding TerC family protein; amino-acid sequence: MMHLLTSPEAWAALLTLTALEIVLGIDNVIFISVIVSRIPERQAHRARQIGLALALIFRIILLSLLVWLIGLTAPVFSFAGYGFSWRDLILIGGGLFLIAKATHEIHAEVEADDGEGDQKSGGNAFFWVIVQIIVIDIVFSLDSIITAIGMAEDIEIMVAAVVIACLIMYISSGPVARFVAEHPTTKMLALAFLVLIGVALVADGFQFHIPRGYIYFAIAFSAAVEFFNVLAKRNRRKTGKPPV
- the pcsA gene encoding phosphatidylcholine synthase produces the protein MAYVQTGPILIAEAMDTQQDSLKPKPAIRAAAFSVHIFTAFGAAIALLAMLEAVREHWAAMFQWLGVALIIDAIDGPIARRLDVKNVQPNWSGDVLDLVVDFVTYVFVPAYAIVASGLLLPVAAPLLGVAIIVTSALYFADLRMKADDNHFRGFPALWNAAAFYLFLLHWPPLWSTLLVAALVVLTFVPFHVLHPVRVVRLRWLTMSLIAVWALLGLYVLEMDFRVGAGVTVALCAIALWISFSDGLIRLVRSFA
- the hspQ gene encoding heat shock protein HspQ, encoding MIKARTAKFQIGQVVRHRIFSFRGVIFDIDPEFNNTEEWWLSIPEEVRPHKDQPFYHLLAENAESEYVAYVSEQNLLPDESGEPVRHSQVAEIFIKDKAGGYRPRNPSLN
- a CDS encoding AEC family transporter — encoded protein: MVDILNLALPYFGLIFVGFACGKVKSLPEAGLAWMNFFLLYVSLPALLFAIMSKTPFSELNNPPFLVATTLSTVAAFTLALVVGKVLGRLTLREATLAGLSGGYGNIGYMGPGLALAVLGSKASAPTALIFCCDSIFLFTIVPLLIELSDRDHPSIVHAFGVVLKQIVLNPLIMSACFGAAFASLHIEMPVALDRTITFLQNAAAPTALFVLGVTVALRPFDRVPWEVPGVIAIKLLFHPLAAFGLMLAFGPFAQPWAATAVLMASLPPALNVFVIARQNDAWIESASVAVLLGTFASVVTLTSVMWLLQSGRLVFP
- a CDS encoding extracellular solute-binding protein, with translation MFKFPRLFEGPGFRLCVLASVLAVALSAGGVRAEEAHAIAMHGKPAMPADFTHMPYANPDAPKGGRLTWGVLGTFDSLNPFIVRGLAVQQMRGYVVESLLARGNDEPFTLYGLLARSVETNDERSFVTFRLDPRARFSDGKPVTAEDVLFSWQLLRDHGRPNHRQYYAKVATAEAPDPLTVRFDLAGANDRELPLILGLMPILPKHAVDVATFEETTLTSPIGSGPYRVTAVKPGASVTLTRNPDYWGRDLPINRGLYNFDEIRLDYFREANGQFEAFKRGLYDFRVEHEPLRWHEGYDFPAAKSGEVIRDTVKPGLPQPSEFLVFNTRRPVFADIRVRQALTLLFDFELVNRNYFFGLYSRVAGYFAGSDLSAYGRPADARERELLKPFAAQIRPDIMDGSYRLPVTDGSGRDRTTLRAALKLLSEAGYDLDGTVLRNRATKAPFAFEILVTTRDQERIALAFQRDLKRAGIEPSVRTVDPVQFDQRRLAYEFDMIQNRWDQSLSPGNEQSFYWGSAAADNPGTRNYMGARDGAVDAMIAALLEAREHTEFVSSVRALDRALIAGFYTIPLFNVSEQWIARWNRIERPKATSLSGYLPETWWSKGQPQAHQAK